The following are encoded in a window of Clarias gariepinus isolate MV-2021 ecotype Netherlands chromosome 8, CGAR_prim_01v2, whole genome shotgun sequence genomic DNA:
- the LOC128528864 gene encoding CD276 antigen homolog codes for MDLLLCVCVCSLLLRSQGSSHSEFEISVPTRVQMGVYGESVLLSCTFPVSGAWEADSSVITWQRNLEVVHSFFNGRDQPKYQSPRYARRTSLFHQEMKKGNASLRLDRTTLEDAGEYTCSISTKLGSQRKSFSLKVAAFYPEPRLHISVLNDGHLEVLVTSEGGYPSPSLQWLMGNETDITNNTHTQLMQDQHTHLYSVNSKLNLSGTVNSSITFIIKNPDLGQEMRRNIDFFSENRGHDEYKQKITRLFFLGLGTGMVFIVLIIFFFRWKRTFNDRFSKNGDVSDVQSSDF; via the exons gtGAGTTTGAGATCTCGGTACCCACTCGTGTACAGATGGGTGTGTACGGCGAGTCTGTGCTTCTGTCCTGCACCTTCCCGGTGAGCGGCGCGTGGGAAGCAGACAGTAGTGTGATCACGTGGCAGCGAAACCTAGAGGTGGTTCACAGTTTCTTCAATGGCAGAGACCAGCCGAAGTACCAGAGCCCGAGATACGCCAGGCGCACCAGCCTGTTCCACCAGGAGATGAAGAAGGGGAACGCATCGCTCAGGCTGGACCGTACCACTCTGGAGGACGCGGGGGAGTACACCTGCTCCATCAGCACTAAGCTGGGCAGCCAGAGGAAGAGTTTCAGCCTCAAAGTAGCAG CGTTCTACCCCGAGCCTCGTCTGCACATCTCTGTGCTGAACGACGGCCACCTGGAGGTGCTGGTGACCTCAGAGGGCGGGTACCCCTCCCCATCGCTGCAGTGGCTGATGGGAAATGAGACAGACATcaccaacaacacacacacgcagctgATGCaggaccaacacacacacctgtacagcGTGAACAGTAAGCTGAACCTGAGCGGCACCGTCAACTCCtccatcaccttcatcatcaagAACCCAGATCTGGGCCAGGAGATGAGGAGGAACATCGACTTCTTCTCAG agaacAGAGGCCATGACGAATACAAACAGAAAATCACTAGACTGTTCTTCCTCGGACTCGGCACTGGGATGGTTTttatagtattaataatattttttttcaggtgGAAAAGGACATTTAACGATCGATTCTCCAAAAACGGTGATGTTTCAGACGTACAGAGTTCAGATTTCTAG